One Oryza sativa Japonica Group chromosome 8, ASM3414082v1 DNA window includes the following coding sequences:
- the LOC4344565 gene encoding uncharacterized protein translates to MAAMASSRGWGDLPPDLLALIADGLTIKAYTRVRAVCTAWRAAIPAASPSLLVRLDWNRHDAWFLSPRISTALHERLATLLPDRSVCLGSGHGWVAVHDPIFYELQFGLVDPLTGVDIPFSSFPHFAEHKLRVSKVVFAPHPTPTDFTAAAITGHDEGRVITYTAQGSSGWADAGCPRLGDRDSIADVVYHEERGGGGERAVYCLATSGDVHVLRLHDAGGAFEPLFDRGNAAFDAAAAFAPPYDTIRHCTNAKNLVVCDDGDMYQIWRNNTCTRMGPLPGGGEYRVEYNQMFVLRYHPRRRPCWVPVEDLGGRSVFVGKNNSVALRVDGGGGGGGVPGLRANCVYWTDICPARAKVFDMVSGKSTLCFHGVEDHRAICWYFLA, encoded by the coding sequence ATGGCTGCCATGGCGAGCTCGCGTGGGTGGGGCGATCTCCCGCCGGATCTCCTCGCGCTCATCGCCGACGGCCTCACCATCAAGGCCTACACCCGCGTCCGCGCCGTCTGCACCGCCTGGCGCGCCGCCATAccggcggcctcgccgtcgctccTCGTCCGCCTCGACTGGAACCGCCACGACGCGTGGTTCCTGTCCCCGAGGATCTCCACCGCGCTCCACGAGAGGCTGGCCACGCTCCTCCCTGACAGGAGCGTCTGCCTCGGCTCCGGCCACGGCTGGGTCGCCGTCCACGACCCCATCTTCTACGAGCTGCAGTTCGGCCTCGTCGATCCCCTCACCGGCGTCGACATCCCCTTCAGTTCGTTCCCGCATTTCGCCGAACACAAGCTGCGGGTGTCCAAGGTGGTGTTCGCGCCCCACCCGACGCCGACCGACTTCACCGCGGCGGCCATCACCGGCCACGACGAGGGCCGCGTCATCACCTACACGGCTCAGGGGAGCAGCGGGTGGGCCGACGCCGGGTGCCCCCGTCTCGGCGACCGGGACAGCATCGCCGACGTGGTGTACCAcgaggaacgcggcggcggcggcgagagggcgGTGTACTGCCTCGCGACGAGCGGCGACGTGCAcgtcctccgcctccacgacgccggcggcgcgttCGAGCCGCTGTTCGACAGGGGCAACGCGgcgttcgacgccgccgccgcgttcgcgCCGCCGTACGACACGATCCGCCACTGCACCAATGCCAAGAACCTGGTGGtctgcgacgacggcgacatgTACCAGATCTGGCGGAACAACACCTGCACCAGGATGGGGCCATTGCCCGGCGGGGGAGAGTACCGCGTGGAGTACAACCAGATGTTCGTTCTGAGataccaccctcgccgccggccgtgctGGGTGCCAGTGGAGGATCTCGGCGGACGCTCGGTGTTCGTCGGGAAGAACAATTCGGTGGCGCTgcgcgtggacggcggcggcggcggcggcggcgtgccggggCTGAGAGCTAACTGCGTGTACTGGACTGACATCTGTCCAGCTCGGGCCAAGGTATTCGACATGGTTTCCGGCAAGTCGACGCTGTGCTTTCATGGCGTAGAAGACCACCGCGCCATCTGCTGGTACTTCTTGGCGTAG